The following is a genomic window from Azospirillaceae bacterium.
GCCGCCAGGGTGATGTCGTTCGCCACCTGCATCAGGGCCAGTTCTGCCGGCGACTTGTGCATGCGGCAGGCCCGCACCAGCGCGTCGCCGGAGATGATGTCGTAGTCGGGCGTCAACTGGCGGATGCCGTCGATGATGAAAAAGCGGGTGGTGGGTTCCACCGCCACCTTGCCCGTCCGGATGCCGCTGTCCTTCAGCGCCTGGACGATGCGCTGGAACGGGCTTTCGTGCTCATCCCAGGGGCGGACGTCGCCGTCCACCGCCAGGGTTTCGCGCACCGACGGTTCCTCGAACGCCGGGGTCACCACCACCACCTTGCCCTTGGCTGGGATCAGGGCGGCGGTGGTGCGTTCCGACCGGTGCCAGCGGATGCCGGTGAAATATTCCAGGCTGGACCCCGATTCGACCAGGAAGGCGGCGATGCCCTGGCGGCCCATCAGGTCCTGCAGCTTGGCCATGCGGGCCTGCCGCTCCGCCGCCGTGATGGGCTGGGCGTTGGCGGTCAGGGGTTTCAGGTCCGATGGCGTATCCGCGGCGGCACGGGCAAGCAGGGGGGCCGCGAAGGGGGCGACGGCGGCGGCGGACAGGAAAAGGCGGCGCGAGACCATGGTCGAAGTCTTCCCTGCGATTTTCGGGGCCGGTTCATCCGGCTGTCTGCCGTCCCGTCTATCACAAGAACACCGCCTTTTCGCGCCGATTTCAGGCGCTTGCCGCCGCCTCCGCCGCGCGCCGCGCCATGAAGGCCCGCAAGCCGTCCTCCATCTCGTCCCACACCCGGGCCAGGGCGGGGCTGGTGCGCAGGGTGTCGGCATAGCGCGCCACCGCCTTGTGGCGGTCCAGCAGTTCCGTGCGGCCGGAAAAGCCCATCAACCCTTGCAGGGTGTAGCGGATGGGCGTCAGCCAGGCGTCGGCGGTGGTGACCTGGTTGCCGAAGGCGTAGGTGCCGGCATGGGCGGCCAGCAGGGCGTCCAACTGCCCCAGCCCCGCATCCAGCTTGGCCAGTTGCGCGGTGATCGCCGCCTCATCCCGGTTCTTGGTGTCGAACAGGCCGAACAGCGGCCCCATCTCCCGCATCACATACTGGTCGGCCACGGCGGTGACCAGGCGCACCTGGGCACGGTCGCGTGGGCTCACGGGATGCAGCGGCACCTCGGGGAAGGCCTCTTCCAGATAGTCGACGATGACCGCCGATTCCGGCAGGCCGGTGCCGTCGTCCAGCATCAGCACGGGCACCCGCACCAGCGGGTTCAGGGCGCGGAATTCGGCGGAGGTGCGCCAGTCGGCCGGCGGCGCTACGATGTCGATGGCCAGGCCCTTGGCATGGATCGCCGCGCGCACCCGGGCGGCGTAGGGGGAAAGCGGCAGGGAATAGAGTTTCATGACCGTCCTCGGTGTCCAGAATGCGCGGCTGAGGCTGACGATAGGCGCCCTCCGCCCCGCCGGCTTGCAAAAACGCGACGGCCGTCCGGTGGCTGGATGGGGGAAAAACCCATGCGCCCGGTGACCGCCGCACCCAAGGGCGTGCTGGCGCCCGGTGCGGCGGCCCAGCGCTTCCGCCTGGGCCGTTACCTGCCCGCTGATGATCTGGCGCCGGTGGTGGAGCATTACTGGGTGGTCGCCTGGGATCTGGCGGGCCAGCCGCCCCATGTCCAGCGCACCTTGCCCTATCCGGCCGTGAACCTGGTGTTCGACCGGGGGCGCACCGCCATCTTCGGCCCCATGCGGGGCGTCTTCGCCTATGAACTTCAGGGCGTCGGCCGGGTGCTGGGCATCCGCTTCAGGCCCGCCGGTTTCCGGGCACTGTTGGGCGCACCCCTGTCCACCCTGGTCGATCGCGTGGAGCCTTTGACCCTTGTGCTGGGCGAGG
Proteins encoded in this region:
- a CDS encoding glutathione S-transferase family protein codes for the protein MKLYSLPLSPYAARVRAAIHAKGLAIDIVAPPADWRTSAEFRALNPLVRVPVLMLDDGTGLPESAVIVDYLEEAFPEVPLHPVSPRDRAQVRLVTAVADQYVMREMGPLFGLFDTKNRDEAAITAQLAKLDAGLGQLDALLAAHAGTYAFGNQVTTADAWLTPIRYTLQGLMGFSGRTELLDRHKAVARYADTLRTSPALARVWDEMEDGLRAFMARRAAEAAASA